The DNA region AGCGGATTCGCCTGACTGAGCGATTAGGGCACCTGCCGCCAAACTCCATCGTCCATTAAAAGCAAAAGATCGCAGCCTCGTTTCACTCGACAGCTCCTACAGGGGGTCGCGATTTCCTGTAGGAGTTGTCGAGTGAAACGAGGCTGCGATCTTTTGATCTGATGTTTTTAAGGGGTGTCTGGCTGGTTCGCCGGATGCGCCTTGATGAACGCCGGGTGCATGGTCGCCAACGCCGCCACTCGACGAATCCGCGGATACGCCTCAAGTGAAATGTTGAAGCGCTCGGCCGCGTACAGCTGCGGGATCAGGTAAACATCCGCCAGCCCAGGCGTCGGACCAAAGCAATAACCCTCATCGCCGATCAACTGCTCCACCGTCGCCAATCCTTGGCTGATCCAGTGCCCGATCCACTCCACCACTTGCGGTTCATCGTGCCCCAACTGCCGAAGTTTATTGAGCACGCTGACGTTGTGCAGCGGATGCACGTCGCAACCAATCACTGCCGCCACACCACGCTCATGGGCGCGAGCGGCGAGGTCTTTGGAGAGCAGCGGCACCTGTGGATAACGTTCCTCCAGGTATTCAATGATCGCCGGCGACTGGATCAACAGCTCACCTTCGTCAGTGCGCAAGGCCGGCACTCGGCCTTGCGGATTAATGCTCAGATACGGCGGCTGTCGATGTTCGCCACCTGGCGGCGCGATCAGATTGATCGGCAGCGCCTGGTAATCCAGCCCCTTGAGCGCCAACGCAATGCGCACCCGAAAGGACGAAGTCGAACGATAGTAGGTATAGAGTTCCATGACCCGATCCTCTTAGCGCGCCGGCAGCACTTTGCCGCGGCATTCGCCGAAACCGATGGAGGCAATACCCTCGCGGTTGCAACGGGCGCGCAGGATGATTTCGTCGCCATCTTCAAGGAACTTACGCACCTCGCCGGACGCGAGTTCGATCGGCTTTTTACCGCCCTCGGTGATTTCCAGCAGGCTACCGAACTGACCGTTTTCCGGCCCCGACAAGGTGCCCGAACCGAACAGGTCACCGGCCTGCAACTGGCAGCCGTTGACGCTGTGGTGCGCGACCATTTGCGCCACGGTCCAGTACATGTGTTGGGTATTGCTCAGGGTCAGGCGATGGGCCGGCAGTTTTTGCTCGCGCAGACCTTCGGTGAGCAGCAGCACTTCCAGCTCGATATCGAACGCGCCCGCGGCTTGATCGCGCTTGTCGAACAGGTACGGCAGCGGCTGCGGATCGCCTTCCGGACGTGCCGGTTGAGCACGACGGAACGGTTCCAGCGCTTCGGCGGTAACGACCCAAGGCGAGATGCTGGTGATGAAACTCTTGGACAGGAACGGCCCCAACGGCTGGTATTCCCAGGCCTGGATATCTCGCGCCGACCAGTCATTGAGCAGGCAGAAACCGGCAATGTGATCGGCGGCGTCACCGATGGCAATCGAGTCGCCCATCTCGTTGCCCTGACCGATCCAGATGCCCAGCTCCAGCTCATAATCCAGACGTGCACATGGACCAAACGTCGGCTCGGTCTGGCCGGCTGGCAGCGTCTGGCCTTTCGGACGGCGAACGTCGGTGCCGGACGGGCGAATGGTCGAGGCGCGGCCGTGGTAGCCGATCGGCACGTACTTGTAGTTCGGCAGCAATGGGTTGTCCGGACGGAACAGTTTGCCGACGTTCTGCGCGTGCTCGATGCCGACGTAGAAGTCGGTGTAGTCGTTGATTTTCGCTGGCAGGTGCATCTCGCAATTCGCCGCCAGTGGCAGCAATTTTGCACC from Pseudomonas sp. ACM7 includes:
- the maiA gene encoding maleylacetoacetate isomerase; amino-acid sequence: MELYTYYRSTSSFRVRIALALKGLDYQALPINLIAPPGGEHRQPPYLSINPQGRVPALRTDEGELLIQSPAIIEYLEERYPQVPLLSKDLAARAHERGVAAVIGCDVHPLHNVSVLNKLRQLGHDEPQVVEWIGHWISQGLATVEQLIGDEGYCFGPTPGLADVYLIPQLYAAERFNISLEAYPRIRRVAALATMHPAFIKAHPANQPDTP
- the fahA gene encoding fumarylacetoacetase; the protein is MTQTSITRSWVASANGHADFPLQNLPLGVFSVKGSAPRSGVAIGEHIFDLEAALDAGLFDGVAKTAVEATRGGQLNAFFELGREARVALRERLLELFKEGSTLHGKIEAQGAKLLPLAANCEMHLPAKINDYTDFYVGIEHAQNVGKLFRPDNPLLPNYKYVPIGYHGRASTIRPSGTDVRRPKGQTLPAGQTEPTFGPCARLDYELELGIWIGQGNEMGDSIAIGDAADHIAGFCLLNDWSARDIQAWEYQPLGPFLSKSFITSISPWVVTAEALEPFRRAQPARPEGDPQPLPYLFDKRDQAAGAFDIELEVLLLTEGLREQKLPAHRLTLSNTQHMYWTVAQMVAHHSVNGCQLQAGDLFGSGTLSGPENGQFGSLLEITEGGKKPIELASGEVRKFLEDGDEIILRARCNREGIASIGFGECRGKVLPAR